A genome region from Arachis duranensis cultivar V14167 chromosome 8, aradu.V14167.gnm2.J7QH, whole genome shotgun sequence includes the following:
- the LOC107462490 gene encoding calcium-binding protein KRP1, which produces MELDHGLDFEDYFPSMISSLGAEGFIGELCNGFSLLMDASKGLITFESLKMNCSILGLEVKDDELLCMLMEGDLDGDGALNQMEFCILMFRLSPCLMDGDVSKFCTQNVDPILM; this is translated from the coding sequence ATGGAATTAGACCATGGTTTGGACTTTGAGGACTACTTTCCATCAATGATCTCAAGCCTTGGCGCAGAAGGCTTCATCGGCGAGCTCTGCAATGGGTTCAGTCTGCTTATGGACGCGAGCAAGGGCTTGATCACGTTCGAGAGCTTGAAGATGAATTGTTCCATTCTAGGTTTGGAGGTGAAGGATGATGAGCTGTTGTGCATGTTAATGGAAGGTGATTTGGATGGAGATGGTGCCCTAAACCAAATGGAGTTTTGCATTCTCATGTTTAGGCTCAGTCCATGCTTGATGGATGGAGATGTATCTAAATTTTGTACCCAAAATGTTGATCCCATCTTAATGTAA